In one Sphingobacterium daejeonense genomic region, the following are encoded:
- the rpsU gene encoding 30S ribosomal protein S21, with the protein MIIVNVKEGESLDRALKRFKKKFEKTGVLRELRSRQAYEKKSVARRIQVKKAIYKQSLNQDNA; encoded by the coding sequence ATGATTATTGTTAATGTAAAAGAAGGAGAATCTTTAGATAGAGCGTTAAAACGTTTCAAGAAGAAATTCGAGAAAACTGGCGTATTAAGAGAATTACGTTCACGTCAAGCTTATGAGAAGAAATCCGTTGCTCGTCGTATCCAAGTTAAGAAGGCTATTTATAAGCAATCTTTAAATCAAGATAACGCGTAA
- a CDS encoding HAD family hydrolase gives MQKIKNVILDYGNVIFMIDFPKVRQAFIDLGIENPDDFFGHKGQDSLFDAFDKGEISVPEFRDGVRKKANRYDLSDDQIDTAWNALLIGVPEGKHEILENLNANYRSFLCSNNNELHYAYCMNSIKEQYGVPNNDQFFERTYYSHLEGLRKPDAAIFERVLDQNNLVAEETLFVDDSPQHLEGAGRLGIQTVLCSNERPLEQIVADLKLY, from the coding sequence ATGCAAAAAATTAAAAATGTTATTCTGGATTATGGCAATGTGATCTTTATGATTGACTTTCCTAAAGTGCGTCAGGCATTTATAGATTTGGGGATTGAAAACCCAGATGATTTTTTTGGACATAAAGGTCAGGACAGTTTGTTCGATGCCTTTGACAAAGGGGAGATCAGCGTTCCTGAATTTCGTGATGGTGTTCGTAAGAAAGCCAACCGATATGACCTTAGCGATGATCAGATCGATACAGCTTGGAATGCTCTTTTGATCGGGGTACCGGAAGGAAAGCATGAGATCCTGGAAAACTTGAATGCCAATTACCGTTCTTTTCTCTGTAGTAACAATAACGAACTTCATTATGCATATTGTATGAATTCGATCAAAGAACAGTATGGTGTTCCTAACAACGATCAGTTTTTTGAACGTACCTATTACTCGCATTTGGAGGGTTTGAGGAAGCCTGATGCAGCGATTTTTGAACGAGTATTGGATCAAAACAACCTTGTTGCAGAGGAAACTCTATTTGTTGATGACAGTCCTCAGCATTTGGAAGGAGCGGGGAGGCTTGGTATTCAGACTGTTCTGTGTTCTAATGAGCGTCCGTTGGAGCAGATAGTTGCGGACCTTAAATTATATTAA
- a CDS encoding IS1182 family transposase, which yields MLSTQQKIQFSSYSGLYDIIVPKDNLLRKINDLIDFSFIHEELLEKYCQTNGRTAESPIKMFKYLLLKTIYTVSDVDVVDRSRYDMSFKYFLEMAPEEDVINPSSLTKFRKLRLKDMDLLNLLINKTVTIALEKGIIKSRSIIVDATHTHCRSNPYTALEVLKERSKLLRKAIYQIDEDYKGRLPQKNESNDLDQELAYCRELQRVLDQDQSISEIPAVKEKLNLLKETIEDTKEYYLLSKDGEARLGHKSMDSSFFGYKTHLAMTEERIITAAVVTTGEKGDGPELPRLLEISQQNGMEVDTIIGDAAYSGKDNLRLAKEQNIDIIAKLKPAVSQGSRKESDHFHYNKDAGMFVCPAGHLAIRKARQGKKNIGKNQADTYYFDVDRCKVCPLREGCYKDGSKTKTYSITIKSELHKEQMAFQQTYHYRSKSKERYKIEAKNSELKNVHGYGRADSYGIQNMEMQGAMAIFTVNLKRILKLI from the coding sequence ATGCTTTCTACCCAACAAAAAATTCAGTTCAGTTCCTATTCGGGATTGTACGATATCATTGTTCCAAAAGACAATCTACTTCGCAAAATCAACGATCTTATCGATTTCAGTTTTATACATGAGGAACTTTTGGAGAAGTATTGCCAGACCAATGGGCGTACAGCAGAGAGCCCCATCAAGATGTTCAAGTACCTTCTGTTAAAGACGATCTACACCGTTTCGGATGTTGATGTCGTTGATCGTTCCAGATATGACATGTCCTTTAAATACTTTCTGGAAATGGCCCCTGAGGAGGATGTGATCAATCCAAGTTCGCTCACCAAATTCCGTAAGCTACGGTTAAAGGACATGGACCTATTGAACCTGTTGATCAATAAGACCGTAACGATCGCTCTTGAAAAGGGTATTATAAAATCAAGGTCCATCATCGTAGATGCCACACATACCCATTGCAGATCGAACCCATACACAGCACTGGAAGTGCTCAAGGAACGATCCAAGCTGTTGAGGAAAGCAATATATCAGATCGATGAGGACTACAAAGGGCGCCTACCACAAAAGAACGAGTCCAACGACCTGGACCAAGAGCTTGCCTATTGCAGGGAATTACAGAGAGTGCTGGATCAGGATCAATCTATCAGTGAAATACCGGCTGTAAAAGAGAAGTTGAACCTGTTGAAGGAAACCATCGAGGACACAAAGGAATACTATCTGCTCTCAAAAGATGGTGAAGCCAGGCTTGGACATAAATCAATGGACAGTAGTTTCTTTGGCTATAAAACACATCTGGCAATGACCGAGGAACGCATCATCACAGCAGCGGTCGTTACTACAGGCGAGAAAGGTGATGGTCCGGAACTGCCCCGATTATTGGAGATCAGCCAGCAGAATGGAATGGAAGTGGACACGATTATAGGCGATGCCGCATATTCTGGAAAGGACAATCTACGGCTGGCAAAAGAACAGAACATTGATATCATCGCTAAATTGAAACCGGCAGTCAGCCAGGGATCCAGGAAAGAAAGCGATCACTTTCACTACAATAAAGATGCGGGGATGTTTGTCTGTCCAGCTGGCCATCTAGCAATCCGGAAGGCCCGTCAGGGCAAAAAGAACATAGGTAAAAATCAAGCAGACACGTATTACTTCGATGTGGATAGATGTAAGGTTTGCCCTCTCAGGGAAGGATGTTATAAGGATGGGTCAAAAACAAAGACCTATTCGATAACCATTAAATCCGAACTCCATAAAGAGCAGATGGCTTTCCAGCAAACCTATCATTACCGGAGCAAGTCTAAGGAAAGGTATAAGATCGAGGCAAAGAACAGTGAGCTCAAGAATGTCCATGGTTATGGAAGAGCAGATTCCTATGGCATCCAAAATATGGAAATGCAGGGTGCAATGGCCATCTTCACGGTAAACTTGAAAAGAATCCTGAAATTGATCTAA
- a CDS encoding transposase — MHRKFDDSFKIMAIDLSVVKGSVAEVPKELDIDPSLLSKWRRNPLYNENKVLPDNPRISPEQ, encoded by the coding sequence ATGCATAGAAAATTCGATGATTCGTTTAAGATAATGGCGATAGATCTGAGCGTTGTTAAGGGATCCGTAGCAGAGGTACCCAAGGAATTAGACATAGACCCCAGTTTATTGAGTAAGTGGCGTAGAAATCCACTTTATAATGAGAATAAGGTTTTACCTGACAATCCTAGGATTAGTCCAGAACAATAG
- a CDS encoding IS3 family transposase yields MDKIQQIYSDSKYIYGSPRITAELHKKGEMVSRSYVARLMKKHGIRNKVMKKYMLTTDSVHGYEIVENLLQRDFSAPKQIEETLLEKDRLAA; encoded by the coding sequence GTGGATAAAATACAGCAGATATACAGCGACAGTAAGTATATCTATGGCAGTCCACGGATAACCGCAGAGCTGCACAAAAAGGGTGAAATGGTATCAAGAAGCTACGTTGCAAGATTGATGAAGAAACATGGGATACGAAATAAGGTTATGAAAAAATATATGTTGACCACAGATTCCGTCCATGGCTATGAGATAGTTGAAAATCTCCTCCAAAGAGATTTTTCAGCACCCAAACAGATTGAAGAGACGCTACTAGAAAAAGATAGATTGGCAGCTTAA
- a CDS encoding tetratricopeptide repeat protein — protein MTVFGLLGIPFVTDLLKDAGTLGYQKLKDINEFHKFLASYDIEKPKDEDKSLYIHTLLLFESRINQSDFSHILIKDASFSIFKNSYIHSKDKNPFLWHVNNELMKSQDGRTDTSWNELIVQKILEDFFATYDILVRQVATPVQSEMLNSIADLKEQSHQQTTVILERIQALNDDSPIVKEQIKYANAFIENKQFTLALDSLLILENNFHSIRSTDHKSTVLTNIGHSYFELGKQDEAHSYFKKAYEINTENYAALCNYSQVLLHQNDYIKANQLIEKAIQLFGEKNPEIWEVYIIIKKQSLAIDEILKMVPKEFTDEPKVKRAISLAYRDQNHFKDYYRTVKEVFEVASDTEIIKITYIECVIHRYQSDYRIFNIRSINKELTEEIECHLKLILDLLASEKEATKSKLFLQQARIILLYLLRKEQDAINILKELESEYSLEYQKLYRLKAMIHFILKDFNGALATLDQYFLMFNEVEDNLMLIEISSQANRVGKLEDYYEKLISREGNVFLNQATNFIVDRYIKNEDTEKLTYWQSKIKEYIGLDFRLIEARILLHLQSPDLPDLLSECYEQINDETRFSLIYQLSELYEETNYFEKGVELLEKRIITFDYDTITDNLIRLIEKSGDSFKLIELLGRLRDSRGIHPKYTIMECNVYSSNYQYEKAISIAEQYLAVYPERIDINVFIISLYFKTQNFEQLDRYLNSKLDYELLNFDDFKNYLAILAYRGRMTDCIDILYEYHRKYNNPKSNDLYLTFCLKFDVFSHLPTPTLISEGTYVVLYDGIRERMDLLFENRSVSDLIRSKSEVSIDEELYKLLAGKQVGFELVLPNGFYGKKSGL, from the coding sequence ATGACTGTTTTTGGCTTATTAGGAATCCCATTCGTTACTGACCTATTAAAGGATGCTGGCACTTTGGGATATCAAAAGCTAAAGGATATAAACGAATTTCATAAATTTTTGGCAAGTTATGACATCGAAAAACCTAAGGATGAGGATAAATCTCTCTATATACACACTTTATTGCTCTTTGAAAGCAGAATCAATCAGAGTGATTTTTCCCATATTCTAATAAAAGACGCTTCTTTTTCTATTTTTAAAAATAGTTACATTCACAGTAAAGATAAAAATCCCTTCCTTTGGCACGTTAATAACGAATTGATGAAAAGCCAAGATGGTAGAACTGACACATCTTGGAATGAACTAATAGTACAAAAAATACTGGAAGACTTTTTTGCTACTTATGATATTCTGGTTAGGCAGGTGGCGACTCCCGTTCAGAGTGAAATGCTTAACTCTATAGCTGATTTGAAAGAACAGTCCCATCAGCAAACTACAGTGATTTTAGAAAGGATTCAGGCTCTTAATGATGACAGCCCAATAGTAAAGGAACAAATTAAATATGCTAATGCATTTATTGAAAATAAGCAGTTTACTTTAGCTCTTGATTCGCTCCTTATATTAGAAAATAATTTTCACTCTATCAGATCTACGGATCACAAATCAACAGTCTTGACCAATATTGGGCATTCTTATTTTGAACTTGGTAAACAAGACGAGGCTCATAGTTATTTCAAGAAAGCATATGAGATTAACACAGAAAATTATGCTGCTTTATGTAATTACTCCCAAGTTCTCCTACATCAAAATGATTATATCAAAGCAAATCAACTAATTGAGAAAGCAATTCAGTTGTTTGGTGAGAAAAATCCAGAGATTTGGGAGGTATACATCATTATTAAGAAACAATCGCTTGCCATAGACGAAATCTTAAAAATGGTGCCAAAAGAATTTACGGATGAACCCAAAGTTAAAAGAGCTATCTCTCTTGCTTATAGAGATCAAAATCATTTCAAAGATTATTATCGCACCGTTAAAGAGGTTTTTGAAGTTGCTTCTGACACAGAGATTATTAAAATCACCTATATCGAGTGTGTGATTCATAGGTATCAATCGGATTACAGAATATTCAATATTCGAAGTATTAACAAAGAGCTAACAGAGGAAATAGAATGTCATTTAAAATTGATCCTCGATTTGTTGGCGTCTGAAAAAGAAGCTACTAAAAGTAAGCTTTTTTTACAACAAGCAAGAATTATTCTGCTCTACCTTCTTCGTAAAGAACAGGATGCTATAAATATTCTTAAAGAATTAGAGTCTGAGTACTCTCTTGAATACCAAAAACTGTATCGGCTTAAGGCGATGATACATTTTATCTTGAAGGATTTTAATGGTGCGCTTGCCACTCTTGACCAGTATTTCTTAATGTTCAATGAGGTTGAAGACAATCTCATGCTTATTGAAATCAGCTCACAAGCTAATAGAGTTGGTAAATTAGAAGATTATTACGAAAAGCTAATATCAAGGGAGGGAAACGTCTTTTTAAACCAAGCTACTAACTTTATTGTAGATCGATATATTAAAAACGAAGATACTGAGAAATTGACCTATTGGCAATCTAAAATCAAGGAATATATAGGGTTAGACTTTAGACTTATTGAGGCAAGAATTTTACTTCATTTGCAGTCCCCAGATCTTCCGGATTTACTATCAGAATGCTATGAACAAATCAATGATGAAACCAGATTTAGTTTGATTTATCAATTGTCGGAATTATACGAGGAAACTAACTATTTTGAAAAGGGGGTAGAGCTACTGGAAAAACGCATCATCACCTTTGATTATGATACCATAACCGATAATTTGATAAGGTTAATTGAAAAGAGCGGTGATTCATTTAAATTGATAGAATTATTGGGTAGACTAAGAGACAGTCGAGGGATACACCCCAAGTATACTATAATGGAATGTAACGTGTATTCTTCAAATTATCAATATGAGAAGGCTATTTCTATAGCTGAACAATATTTAGCTGTTTATCCTGAACGGATTGATATTAATGTTTTTATAATTTCATTGTATTTCAAAACACAAAACTTTGAGCAGCTTGATCGATATCTAAATTCTAAATTAGATTATGAATTATTAAATTTTGACGACTTCAAAAATTACTTAGCAATTTTAGCCTATCGAGGCCGGATGACAGACTGCATTGATATCTTATACGAATATCATAGGAAGTATAATAATCCCAAATCAAACGATTTATATTTAACATTCTGCCTAAAATTTGATGTATTTTCTCATCTTCCCACACCTACTTTAATTTCAGAAGGTACGTATGTAGTACTCTATGATGGCATTCGGGAAAGAATGGATCTATTATTTGAAAACCGTAGTGTTTCGGATTTAATTCGGTCTAAAAGCGAGGTTTCAATTGATGAGGAATTATACAAACTTTTAGCAGGTAAACAAGTAGGATTTGAACTGGTATTGCCAAATGGTTTTTATGGAAAAAAAAGTGGGCTGTAG
- a CDS encoding PIN domain-containing protein produces MEQKSQDSPFDIALSYYTRAEVGLGLLSEALNENPIKIRDIIRQKGHKLIAPHGFFKESILSEEIDFKNDIVLDICGVLTLFDLNLLEIVSSEFDKLTITHTTYDLIYEHLQQNIYNITDGETLNNSPLLEAVNKYLTIESPNTLKLNKNEKERLYKEFGRSFYDSALLAQEKEAVLLSDDLVFRKQTTRLMNSVELVWIIPLLKHLKEDKAIEDEIYHDCLIKLIEQKYSFISINEHTLLHCLKCDGYIVTDRFIALTKMLSGIVSTTESATHTMFKFFHLLIILRNLIPEELVSISMVVLCSLSTERNLDEVIDSYETIMEKYNGIPHLYKFLKLMLFKFRRLYNFLISSNKTLIFTGTNSIGCLEKGILNLNRHTSNYFLKKNVTNVLRSKILWFQK; encoded by the coding sequence TTGGAACAAAAAAGTCAAGATAGCCCATTTGATATTGCACTCTCTTACTATACCAGGGCGGAAGTAGGGTTAGGACTTCTTTCTGAGGCATTAAATGAAAATCCTATCAAAATACGGGACATTATAAGACAAAAGGGACATAAACTGATAGCCCCTCATGGATTTTTTAAAGAGTCTATTTTGTCAGAAGAAATTGATTTTAAGAATGATATAGTTCTTGATATATGTGGGGTACTTACATTATTCGATTTGAATTTGTTAGAAATTGTAAGTTCAGAATTCGATAAGTTAACAATAACACATACCACTTATGACTTGATTTATGAACATTTACAACAAAACATATACAACATAACGGATGGTGAAACTCTAAATAATTCACCACTGTTAGAAGCTGTAAATAAATACCTTACGATAGAAAGTCCTAATACTTTAAAACTTAATAAGAATGAAAAAGAAAGATTGTATAAGGAATTTGGAAGATCATTTTATGATTCTGCGTTGTTAGCTCAAGAAAAAGAAGCTGTGTTGTTGTCTGATGATCTTGTTTTTAGAAAACAAACAACAAGATTGATGAATAGTGTGGAATTAGTTTGGATAATACCTCTGCTAAAACACTTAAAAGAAGATAAAGCTATTGAAGATGAAATCTATCATGACTGTTTAATTAAACTCATCGAACAGAAATATAGTTTTATATCCATCAATGAACATACTTTGTTACATTGTTTAAAATGTGACGGATATATAGTTACGGACAGGTTCATAGCCTTAACTAAAATGTTGTCTGGTATAGTCTCTACTACTGAAAGCGCTACACATACGATGTTCAAGTTTTTTCATTTATTAATAATATTACGCAATTTGATACCTGAGGAACTTGTAAGTATCTCTATGGTTGTATTGTGTTCATTATCAACAGAAAGAAATTTAGATGAAGTTATAGATAGTTATGAGACAATTATGGAAAAATATAATGGAATCCCACACTTATATAAATTTTTAAAATTAATGTTGTTTAAATTTCGTCGATTGTATAATTTTTTGATCAGTTCCAATAAGACCTTAATATTTACTGGCACAAACAGTATCGGATGTTTAGAAAAAGGCATATTAAATTTAAATCGTCATACCTCAAATTATTTTCTAAAAAAAAACGTTACAAATGTGTTACGAAGCAAAATTTTATGGTTCCAAAAATAG
- a CDS encoding S41 family peptidase, which produces MYYKGKLVVLVNEKSQSQAEYTAMAFKAVNNSKIVGSTTAGADGNVSEILLPGGLRTFISGLGVYYPDGTETQRIGIVPDVVVKPTIEGIKANRDEVLEKAIELINN; this is translated from the coding sequence TTGTATTACAAAGGTAAATTGGTGGTTTTGGTCAATGAGAAATCTCAGAGTCAAGCAGAATATACCGCAATGGCATTTAAGGCTGTGAACAATTCCAAGATCGTGGGAAGTACCACTGCCGGAGCTGATGGCAATGTTTCTGAAATCCTTTTACCCGGAGGATTGAGAACATTTATTTCCGGACTTGGGGTTTATTACCCTGACGGAACTGAAACCCAAAGAATAGGCATTGTTCCTGATGTAGTCGTTAAACCAACAATTGAAGGAATTAAAGCAAATAGAGATGAGGTACTGGAAAAAGCAATCGAGTTGATAAATAACTAA
- a CDS encoding tetratricopeptide repeat protein, with translation MFARKQYGPAVEAINAYFDKFPKPRQEKHARYIRGVSLYHTGHPEEALHDLNIILNDWTSEYTENTLMTVATLYLNLKQYNEAIVHLKKLELNSDYKDNYGFAVTNLMICYYELGDYEMMEQYAQLVKEYQGATEAEIATAHLYTAKAKQQQGDKESTLKELNLAALKSKSAASAEARYLVALQQYKNKEYDKAEKSAFDVIENMDSNDYWVAKSFILLADTYARKGNAVQAKSTLESVIENYEADDDIIFEAKVKLQKLKK, from the coding sequence TTGTTTGCTAGAAAGCAATATGGTCCCGCAGTAGAGGCTATCAATGCATATTTTGATAAATTTCCGAAACCAAGGCAGGAAAAACATGCTCGTTATATCCGTGGAGTCAGTTTATATCATACTGGCCATCCCGAGGAAGCTTTACATGACTTGAATATCATCCTGAACGACTGGACCAGTGAGTATACTGAAAATACCTTAATGACGGTAGCTACATTGTATCTGAACTTAAAGCAATATAACGAAGCAATCGTTCACTTGAAAAAGCTTGAGCTAAATTCGGATTACAAAGATAATTATGGTTTCGCGGTTACGAATCTAATGATCTGTTATTACGAACTCGGTGATTATGAGATGATGGAGCAATATGCGCAATTGGTCAAGGAATATCAAGGAGCAACTGAGGCTGAGATTGCGACTGCTCATTTGTATACTGCTAAGGCAAAGCAACAGCAAGGAGATAAGGAATCTACTTTGAAAGAGTTGAACCTAGCTGCATTGAAAAGCAAATCTGCAGCAAGTGCTGAGGCAAGATACCTTGTCGCACTACAGCAGTATAAAAACAAAGAGTACGACAAAGCTGAGAAGTCTGCTTTTGACGTTATCGAAAATATGGATTCAAATGATTACTGGGTAGCCAAGAGTTTTATCTTGCTTGCTGATACTTATGCTCGCAAAGGGAATGCTGTTCAGGCGAAAAGTACCTTGGAAAGTGTAATCGAAAATTATGAGGCAGATGATGATATTATCTTTGAAGCAAAAGTTAAACTACAGAAATTGAAGAAATAG
- a CDS encoding tetratricopeptide repeat protein, protein MILKQRISNNYLKPILTGVFSVVLLAGYAQEGEKQQGEKPANELTNRFNPQEMDSIEIVRDYRPMLADAVKIRRSPDMNIDRKSLEIELRKIAAGMYFSRNKYKEPYHSPLPEKYPNSSRDNIDNNRIGIIAYRGREFERAASILKKVAPGDAFYQSSMIALGYIAQENGDKQGARDAFNKASEMNYDQDLKADALYNYAKSLYELDSIEVSLNPLQQFISMKYADLDPNSKNAESTETRMAQVLSGSSNFQAAVYLLESFQNREQKADEVYQKLTYYRGMEFYNERAFENSISMFMRSEKFPYDKTMAALATYWKAEAMYEVRKYSEAVDNFSKFLQLPEAKTTSVYNYANYALAYAAFRINRYAVAAQYFERFLAAEKGTLDESVRYDVIARLGDSYLSTRNYSRANEYYDQLIANNAPNQDYALFQHGIIQGLQGDNQAKLNTLKSVVEKYPSSNYADDVAFEIPYIYFTEGDYDTAIEGLQRMVEQYPRSSYVPRALVTIGLVQYNKDDNEAALATFQKVVKDYSKTSEASQALLSIENIYLDQGDATGYIQYATGTNITDLSVGEQGQPGISSWAYLVC, encoded by the coding sequence ATGATACTGAAACAAAGGATCAGCAATAATTATTTAAAACCTATTCTTACTGGAGTGTTTTCAGTTGTGCTGTTGGCGGGATATGCGCAGGAAGGGGAAAAACAGCAAGGTGAGAAGCCAGCGAATGAATTAACGAACAGATTCAATCCTCAGGAAATGGATTCCATTGAGATTGTCAGGGATTACCGTCCGATGCTTGCCGATGCGGTTAAGATTCGCCGTAGTCCAGATATGAACATCGATCGGAAATCATTGGAGATTGAGCTTCGTAAGATTGCTGCCGGCATGTATTTTTCCAGAAATAAATACAAAGAACCTTATCATAGTCCACTACCCGAGAAATATCCAAATTCTTCACGCGACAATATAGACAATAACAGGATTGGTATTATAGCATATCGCGGACGCGAATTTGAGCGGGCGGCTTCTATTTTGAAAAAGGTTGCTCCCGGTGATGCTTTCTATCAAAGCTCAATGATAGCATTAGGATATATTGCTCAGGAAAATGGCGATAAACAAGGTGCACGTGATGCTTTTAATAAAGCATCAGAAATGAATTATGATCAGGACTTAAAGGCAGATGCACTTTATAATTACGCCAAATCATTATATGAACTGGATTCGATTGAAGTTTCTTTGAATCCTCTGCAGCAATTTATTTCAATGAAATATGCTGATCTAGATCCAAATTCAAAAAATGCAGAGAGCACTGAAACTCGTATGGCTCAGGTCCTGTCGGGTTCCAGTAATTTCCAAGCAGCAGTTTATCTCTTGGAATCTTTCCAAAATAGAGAACAGAAAGCTGATGAGGTATATCAAAAATTAACTTATTACCGCGGAATGGAATTTTATAATGAACGTGCTTTTGAGAACAGTATCTCAATGTTCATGCGTTCTGAAAAATTCCCTTACGATAAGACCATGGCAGCTTTAGCAACCTATTGGAAAGCAGAAGCAATGTATGAAGTCCGCAAGTACTCGGAAGCGGTTGATAATTTTTCCAAGTTTCTTCAGTTACCGGAAGCTAAAACTACAAGTGTTTACAATTATGCAAACTACGCTTTGGCGTATGCTGCATTCCGTATTAATAGATATGCTGTAGCAGCACAATATTTTGAGCGTTTCTTAGCAGCGGAGAAAGGTACTTTAGACGAAAGTGTACGTTATGATGTGATCGCTAGGTTAGGGGATTCCTACCTTTCTACGCGAAATTATAGCCGTGCAAATGAATACTATGATCAGCTGATTGCCAACAATGCTCCTAATCAGGATTATGCTTTGTTCCAGCATGGTATAATTCAAGGTTTGCAAGGGGATAATCAAGCGAAACTCAATACGCTGAAGTCGGTAGTTGAAAAATACCCTAGTTCGAACTATGCTGATGATGTAGCATTTGAAATACCGTATATCTACTTCACTGAAGGTGATTACGATACTGCAATAGAAGGTTTGCAAAGAATGGTTGAACAGTACCCTCGTAGTAGTTATGTGCCTCGGGCATTGGTGACTATCGGACTGGTACAGTACAACAAGGATGACAATGAGGCTGCATTGGCAACCTTCCAGAAAGTGGTAAAAGATTATTCTAAAACTAGTGAAGCTTCGCAAGCATTGCTTTCTATTGAAAACATCTATTTGGATCAAGGAGATGCAACAGGCTACATCCAATATGCAACCGGAACCAATATTACCGACTTGAGCGTTGGAGAGCAGGGACAACCTGGCATTTCAAGCTGGGCGTACCTTGTTTGCTAG
- a CDS encoding NUDIX hydrolase, protein MYLKRRSSVLFQRIRTNYIFPGGKRELGESDLECLKRELLEELNIQILENTVKFFGKFEAQADGHHDSITVQMLCYFSEFEGIPIASSEIHSFEYITYADRFRTSAVDILILERLKELELID, encoded by the coding sequence ATTTATCTGAAAAGAAGGTCCTCAGTACTCTTTCAAAGAATAAGAACAAATTATATTTTTCCTGGCGGGAAAAGAGAATTAGGGGAATCAGATTTGGAATGTTTGAAAAGAGAGCTTTTGGAAGAATTGAATATTCAAATTTTAGAAAATACCGTTAAGTTTTTTGGAAAATTTGAAGCCCAAGCAGACGGACATCATGATAGTATTACTGTTCAAATGTTATGTTATTTTTCTGAATTCGAAGGTATTCCGATAGCTTCAAGTGAGATCCATTCATTTGAATATATAACTTATGCTGACCGCTTTAGAACCTCTGCCGTTGATATTCTGATTTTGGAAAGATTAAAGGAACTTGAATTAATCGACTAG
- a CDS encoding DUF1572 family protein, which translates to MSNPTLISTLLTIFERDLNKLRTEIESYTDEEKLWIIEGTIANSAGNLCLHLIGNLNTYIGGELGKSGYIRDRDAEFSLKNVPKSELLNKIESTKQVVLNTLDKISVEDLEKEYPIEVFERRTTVSFFLVHLATHLNYHLGQINYHRRLTNHTYGSQNY; encoded by the coding sequence ATGTCGAATCCAACATTGATCAGTACCCTTTTAACTATTTTTGAACGAGATTTAAATAAGCTCAGAACTGAAATTGAATCTTATACTGATGAAGAAAAATTATGGATTATAGAAGGTACTATTGCCAACTCAGCAGGGAATTTATGTCTTCATCTGATAGGGAATTTGAATACTTACATTGGCGGTGAATTGGGTAAATCTGGCTATATTAGAGATAGAGATGCAGAATTCAGTTTGAAAAACGTTCCTAAGTCAGAACTCTTAAATAAAATCGAAAGTACAAAACAGGTTGTTTTAAATACTTTAGATAAAATTTCTGTTGAAGATCTGGAAAAAGAATATCCGATCGAAGTATTTGAGCGAAGAACTACTGTTTCCTTTTTCTTGGTTCATTTGGCAACTCACCTTAATTATCACCTAGGACAGATTAACTATCACAGAAGATTAACCAATCATACTTATGGCTCCCAAAATTATTGA